AGCACATCGCTTTTGTCACTTTATTAATAAAGCCCTCACCAATGGCTAGTTCAATGGTACCTGATTCGAGCTTACGTAAGGATTTCAGACTATCTAATACCATCTCTTGCTGAATCAAATATTGTTTATAATAGATGATTAATTTATTACCAGCTTCCGTTGCAATGATCCCTCTTCGATGACGTTCAATAAGTACGGTATCAAGTTCTTGCTCTAATTGACTGATCTGTCTGCTGACGGCTGAAGGGGCTATATTTAAAAAGTCTGCAGCTGCTCTTACACTGCTATGTTGGATAGCCTCATATAAAAACTTGAGTCTATTTTCTTGTAAAAAGCTCATATTATTGACTTCTCTCTGTGTTGCCTAAAAGGTTACAAATTACAAAAAACGTTTCATTGTTCGAAACACATGCTCTGTTTATACTATAAAAAAGTCACAATAACTATTGTATAAACTATAATTTAAGGATGAAATATGAAAGTAGGCATTGTTGGTTTAGGTAATATGGGCGCTGGTATGGCAAGTACATTAGCAAAGAAAAAGCGGGATGTTTATGGCTTTGACTCGTCTAAATCTGCCCGAGAAGCAATATCACATAAAGGAGTGAAACCTGTTTCTACTCTGAAAGAACTCACTAGCATTTGTGACATCATTGTACTCTCTCTTCCCAAAGCTGAGCATGTAGAAGCTGTGTGTCTTGGTGAAAATGGTATCGGTAAATTAGCCTCGCCAGGTTTGATTGTTATTGATACAACAACTTCTGAAGCAGATGTTAGTCGTAAAGTTGCTAGTAGTCTTCGAACGTCTGGTATTAAATTCATTGATGCGCCTGTATCTGGTGGTCCTTTAGGGGCTGCTTCTGGCACTATGAGTATGGTCATCGGTGGCGAAAAAGATGTTGTAGAGTCTGTTTTATCTTTATTACAAGATATGAGTGTTACTCAAGTGCATATTGGTGATGTTGGTGCTGGTAATATTGCAAAGATTGCGAATAATTTACTTTGTGCTGCTCATCTTATTACGAATGCTGAAGTTGTTAGTTTAGCGGTTAAAGCAGGTGTTGATCCTGAAAAAGTATTAGAGGGCATTAACGCAGGATCTGGCCGAAGTGGTGTTAGCCAAGTTAATTTTCCTAAATGGATCCTTAATAATGGTTACGATTCTGGATTTAGTATGGGTCTTATGCGTAAAGACGTAGGGTTGGCAAAAAAATTAGCAGATGACCTAAATTTATCACTTCCATTGTCTCGTCAAATTATTCAAATGTGGCAACAAAGCCAAGATATCACTGACCAAGAAGATTTTAATGCAATAGTAAAGGCATCTGACCCTACTTTATTTTAATCAAGGAATGATATTATGACTAATCAAAGATTAAAAAACTCACTCATTAAGTATTTAGGCACTGAAAAGCTGGGCAGTTGGGTAAATGGCAGTATCGTACCCGGGACAGGAGATCAAGTTGAACTCATTGAAGCCCATAATGAAAAGATTTTATTATCGTATCAGGATGCCGGTAGTAACCTTGTTAATATAGTCGATAAAGCAGCTAAGTCTGCGCAAAAATACTGGTGGAAGTTGAGCGCAAAAGAGCGTGGTAGACTAATGTATGCTATCGGAGCTGAAATACGTAAAGAAGTCGACGAGCTTGCATGGATTGAATGTGTTACTGCGAATAAGCCTGTAGGTAATGCAAAAGGTGAAATTATTGCGGTTGCTGAAATGTTTGAATATTATTCAGGTTGGGCTGATAAATTACATGGAGAGGTCATTCCTGTTCCGAGTTCGCACTTAAACTATGTAAAATATGAAGCGATAGGCACTGTGTTACAAATTACGCCTTGGAATGCACCTTTGTTTACTGCCGGTTGGCAAATTGCACCTGCGATTGCGGCAGGTAATGCTGTTGTGTTGAAACCGTCAGAGTTAACACCTGTTAGCTCTTTGATCCTCGGTGTTTTGATTGAACGAGCGGGTTTACCTAAAGGGCTGGTTAGTATCATTTCTGGGTACGGGCATACCATTGGGCAAAGGTTTATTGAACAAGCTGAATTAGATAAAATTTGTTTTGTCGGTTCACCAATGACGGGATCTCATATTGCTGTTGCTGCGGCGAAACGTATTATTCCTTGTGTGCTTGAACTAGGTGGAAAATCTGCCAATATTATTTTTGATGATGCGGATTTAAATAACGCAGTGAATGGTGCTTTATCGGCTATTTTTGGAGGTTCAGGGCAGAGTTGTGTTTCTGGCTCTCGTCTTTTAGTGCAAGAAAGCATTTTTGATGATTTTGTTAATACTGTTGCAACAGCGGCTAACAAAATAACAGTAGGCGATCCGACAGATATATTGAATGAAATTGGACCGATTAATAATGCTAAACAATACCAACACGTTGTTAATATGTTAGATATTGCAATTAAAGAAGGTGCATCCGTTGTTGGTGATGTAATACCTAACCCAGAGCAGCAAGGTTTTTATATTAATCCTACTGTTTTAAAAGGGCATAACGATATGCAAGTTGCTCAACAAGAAGTTTTTGGTCCAGTGGTTATTGCTATCCCTTTTAAAGACGAGGCTGATGCTATCCGTATTGCAAATGAAAGTAGCTTTGGTTTAGCTGGTGCTGTTTGGACAAATAATGTAGGTCGTGCTCATCGTGTTGCAGATCAGGTAAAAGCAGGCACATTTTGGATAAATAGTTATAAAACAATTCATGTTAGTTCACCATTTGGTGGTTATAAGTTAAGTGGATATGGTCGCTCATCAGGGCTAGATGCATTAAGAGAATACAGTGAAGTTAAAAGTGTTTGGGTTGAAACATCAGATTCGCCTAGCTTTAATTTCAATTATGGAACAGTAGAGAGGTAAGTATGTCGGTTTCTAAATTATTATTAGAAAATGCAGTCGAGTGGCGTAAAGAGTTACATCGCTATCCAGAATTAGGTTTTCAAGAAGTTAAAACTTCTCGTCGAGTCGCAGAGTTACTTGAAAGTTTTGGTATAAGTGTTGATGTTGGCATGGCAGGTACTGGTGTTATTGGTACGTTAAAAAATGGAGAAGGGCCTTCGATAGGGTTACGAGCTGACATGGATGCGTTGCCAATGAATGAGCTAGGTGATGTTTGTCATAAATCATGTAACCATGGTGCAATGCATGCTTGTGGACATGATGGTCATACTGCCATTTTACTCGCAACGGCTAAATACTTAAGTGAAAACAGACATTTTAAAGGGACTGTCTACTTTATCTTTCAGCCTGCTGAAGAGAATCTAGGTGGGGCTAGAGTGATGGTAGAAGAAGGACTTTTTGAGAAATACCCAATGTCTAGTGTTTTTGGTCTTCATAATTGGCCGGGGTTACCTGAAGGGCATGTCGCTGTTTCCGATGGTGCAATGATGGCATCACTTGATACTTTTAAAATAACCTTAACGGGCAAAAGTTGTCACGCGGCTATGCCGGAAAGAGGAATCGATCCGATTGTGTGTAGCTCAGAGTTAGTGCTTGCATTGCAATCGATTGTTTCTAGACGACTATCTCCATTAGATTCAGCCGTGGTGAGCGTAACTCAAATTAACGGAGGTGAAGCAATTAATATCGTGCCTGAAACGGTTGTATTAGAAGGTACGTATCGTTGTCTTGATACAAAGGTTCAAGAGAAAGTTAAGATGTTAATTGGCGAAATTTCCAGTGGTGTTTGTGCTACGCATGGCGTTGAGCTTAATATGGAGTTCTTCGATGGTTATATTGCAACAACAAATAATGAAGAGCAAGCAAAGCACGTTCTTGATGTGGCTGTAAATAGTTTTGGTGAAAGTAGAGTGCATTGGAATCTTCCATCATCAATGGCCTCGGAAGACTTTTGTTTCATGTTAGAGAAATGCCCTGGTGCATATTTTTGGTTAGGCGCTGATAGTGAGTTCCCATCAAAACCACTGCATAATGCTTATTATGATTTCAATGATAATATTATCGAAGTTGGGATTGAAATGTGGTGTGGTTTGGTTGAAAAATTATTGAAGTAACTGTTGTTTTATAAATAAGTTATTATCTTTTAATTTTAAGTGATTTTTAAATGATGTTTATTTTTAAAGTAACTTAGTAACTCATCGCTTCACCGTTAACACATGTTAAGGTAAAGCGATGACATCTAGTGGTTCCTCCTCTAAAAATAAATTTAGTGTGAGTGGATAAAAATCCCTTTTATGTTATATTTTTATTGTTGCCTCTTGATCATAAATAAGTCTTTTGAGTACCTTTCTATCAATACTTTTCGCTATAAATACACCTTTATTATCATATTTCTAATAATGCTTTTTTACTATAAATAAAAAATTATAAGCTTGCAGTAAAGTTTTGAATATTGCATGTTGTTAATTCTACTGTCTTTATGTAACTCCCTTATTTCCTGAGATCTTGCATCTTATTTGTATTTTTTTAACTTACTTTTCTAATAAAATCATCGTTGCTTTTTAAGTAACGATAAAGTGATATTAAGAGAACACTAGATGTGCTTTAATTAAAATTCATTTAAAGATGTTGCAAAGTATGCAATGGATGCTAATAACTCAAGGAAACAGTAATGGAAAATACTTCTTTAAAAAAATTATTAAACTGGAGACTTCACGGTATTGTCATCATCATGACGATTATTGCTGAATTAATAGGTGTGCA
Above is a genomic segment from Psychromonas sp. L1A2 containing:
- a CDS encoding NAD(P)-dependent oxidoreductase, whose amino-acid sequence is MKVGIVGLGNMGAGMASTLAKKKRDVYGFDSSKSAREAISHKGVKPVSTLKELTSICDIIVLSLPKAEHVEAVCLGENGIGKLASPGLIVIDTTTSEADVSRKVASSLRTSGIKFIDAPVSGGPLGAASGTMSMVIGGEKDVVESVLSLLQDMSVTQVHIGDVGAGNIAKIANNLLCAAHLITNAEVVSLAVKAGVDPEKVLEGINAGSGRSGVSQVNFPKWILNNGYDSGFSMGLMRKDVGLAKKLADDLNLSLPLSRQIIQMWQQSQDITDQEDFNAIVKASDPTLF
- a CDS encoding M20 aminoacylase family protein, with translation MSVSKLLLENAVEWRKELHRYPELGFQEVKTSRRVAELLESFGISVDVGMAGTGVIGTLKNGEGPSIGLRADMDALPMNELGDVCHKSCNHGAMHACGHDGHTAILLATAKYLSENRHFKGTVYFIFQPAEENLGGARVMVEEGLFEKYPMSSVFGLHNWPGLPEGHVAVSDGAMMASLDTFKITLTGKSCHAAMPERGIDPIVCSSELVLALQSIVSRRLSPLDSAVVSVTQINGGEAINIVPETVVLEGTYRCLDTKVQEKVKMLIGEISSGVCATHGVELNMEFFDGYIATTNNEEQAKHVLDVAVNSFGESRVHWNLPSSMASEDFCFMLEKCPGAYFWLGADSEFPSKPLHNAYYDFNDNIIEVGIEMWCGLVEKLLK
- a CDS encoding aldehyde dehydrogenase family protein, giving the protein MTNQRLKNSLIKYLGTEKLGSWVNGSIVPGTGDQVELIEAHNEKILLSYQDAGSNLVNIVDKAAKSAQKYWWKLSAKERGRLMYAIGAEIRKEVDELAWIECVTANKPVGNAKGEIIAVAEMFEYYSGWADKLHGEVIPVPSSHLNYVKYEAIGTVLQITPWNAPLFTAGWQIAPAIAAGNAVVLKPSELTPVSSLILGVLIERAGLPKGLVSIISGYGHTIGQRFIEQAELDKICFVGSPMTGSHIAVAAAKRIIPCVLELGGKSANIIFDDADLNNAVNGALSAIFGGSGQSCVSGSRLLVQESIFDDFVNTVATAANKITVGDPTDILNEIGPINNAKQYQHVVNMLDIAIKEGASVVGDVIPNPEQQGFYINPTVLKGHNDMQVAQQEVFGPVVIAIPFKDEADAIRIANESSFGLAGAVWTNNVGRAHRVADQVKAGTFWINSYKTIHVSSPFGGYKLSGYGRSSGLDALREYSEVKSVWVETSDSPSFNFNYGTVER